The sequence below is a genomic window from Campylobacter concisus.
CTAGCTTTGCTGCGATAAAAAACAAAAGCACGATTACAGAAATTTCTAAATACTTTAAAAAATTTTTGAGTGCTTCAAGCACAAAATAAAGCGTTCTTAGCCCAAGTATTGCAAATATCATCGCTGAATAAACAATCACAGGATCTTTGCTCACAGCAATGACAGCCGGAACGCTATCAAAAGCAAATATCACATCGCTTAGCTCAATCACGCAAAGGCACAAGAATAATGGTGTTGCTATCCAAGTAGCTTTTAGCCTTAAAATTTGATCGTTAAGAGTAGTTTTTTGACTATCTGAAATTTGCTTAGAAATTTCGCTAAATTTAACAAAAAAGCTATGTCCAAAAAGCTGTGGTAAAACCGGAAAGAAGCGATAAACTGCCCTATAAGCTATGTGGTTTGAATAATCTTTTATATCTTCATCACACTTATCTTTTTTTATCATCATTACAGCACTATATGCGACTATTGCTGCAAATATTAGCTCCATCCAAGGCGAGATGGCAAAAAGCATCGTACCTACGGCTACAAAGATGAGCCTAAATATCATAGCTCCTATAACGCCAAAATAAAGCACTCTGTGGCGATAAATTTCAGGTATCTTAAACCATGAAAAAATCGCCATCATCACAAAAAGATTATCTACTGAGAGCGACTTTTCTAGCGCATATCCTGCAAAATAAAGACTTGCTATTTCACTGCCTCGCTCAAAATATAAATATATGCCAAAAAGTACCGAAACTCCTATCCAAAAAATAGACCAAATACCAGCTTGTTTTAGTGAAATTTTCTCATCATGTTTATGAGCAAAAAGATCTATTCCAAAGGCAAGTGATGCCATTATAAGAAAAACTATAATTGTTTGAATTTCTAATGCGTTCAACTTTTATCCTTAAAATTTTAACAAGGCATCATCAATACTTCTACTATCTCGCCTTTTTTGAGAAATTCTTTATCCATTGGGATCATTAAAAGTGCGGCTTTGTTTGTTAAATTATTTACGATCGCTGAACTGCCAAGCTTTTTGCCATTTAGATTTACAAAATTTTTTCCTTCACGATTTTCTAAATTTACAGCTGTAAATTCTAAAAATGGTGAGCGTTTTTTATAGTCTTCGTCCATTATCGCCGTGATCTTTGGCTCTTCTTGACCAAACCATGCATTTATTAGGACCCTCACGTAAAGCACACACATAACCATTGCCGAGTACGGAAATCCTGGCAGTGCAAATATATATTTATCGCCTGACTTTGCCACTCTGATATGACGACCCGGTTTTATGGCAGCACCTTCGATGATAAGGCTAAAATTTTCATTTAAAGCGCCTTTTACAAAGTCGTAGTCTCCCATGCTGACACCGCCAGTTGTTACCAAGATATCAGCTGATTTTAGTGCGTTTATGATCGCTTTCTCGACAAGCTCGGCCTTGTCTCTTACGATCTCGCAAAGGACCGGCTCTGCGCCCATTTTGCGTATCTGCATAGCGATGCCTACGTGATTTGAGCTGTGAATTTGTGCTGTATTTTCTAATGGCTCGCCAAGGTCTTTTATCTCGCTACCAGTTGCAAGTATCGCCACTCTTGGACGAATAAAGACGCTTATGTGAAAGTGGCCAAGCTCTGCTAGAAGTGCGATTTCGGCGTAGCTTAGACGTGTGCCTTTTTTGATCAAAATTTCACCTTTTTTGTAGCTTTCTCCTACTTCGCGCACAGCAAAACCCTTTGGCACGCTCTTTTTGATGAGTATTTTTGATCCGACAACCTCGACATTTTCTACTGGCACAAGAGTATCAGTACCTTCGCTCATTAGTGAGCCAGTGAAAGTTTTTACACATTTACTACCCTCTATAACCAGTCCTTTGTCGCTTCCAGCAGGCAGGTCTGTGATGAGCTCAAGCTCGCTTAGGCTATCTTTAAAGGCAAAAGCATAGCCGTCCATCGCTGAAACTGGCTTTGCTGGGTAATTTTCGGCAGCTGTCACGTCGTAGGCGATATTTCTATCAAGTGCGTCTGTGATGGCCACTTTTTCGATCTTATCCCACTCGTTTATAGTATCTTTTAAAATTTTTAGGCTATCTGCATAGCTCATAAAATCTTTCATTATTATCCCTTTTATGAAATTTTTGCATATTTTATCTACTTTGCTCTTAAAAAAATTAATCTTTGTTTTATTTAATGATTATTAAAATATCGTTTAAGAAATCAGTTTGATTTTACCCTATACACAGGAATATTCATGAATAAAACAGTACTTTACATCATCGCAGGTGCAAGCTTAGGCATTCTTGGTCCAGTGCTTGTTTATTTTGGCAACCCAGCAAATATGGGCGTTTGCGCGGCTTGCTTTTTAAGGGATAGCGTAGGTGCTCTTGGCTTTCACCAAGCTAAGGTCGTGCAGTATCTAAGGCCAGAAATTTTAGGTCTTATCATCGGAGGCTTTCTAGCAAGTATGCTTTGGAGTAGAAATTTCACTCCAGTATCAGGCAGTGCGGCATTTTCTAGATTTTTCTTAGGCGTGTTTGCTATGATTGGTTGCCTTATCTTTTTGGGTTGTCCATGGAGAGCGTTTTTGCGCCTTGGCGGCGGAGATATGACTGCTATTGCTGGTCTTGTCGGTCTATTTGCTGGCGTTTTTGTTGGACGATTTTTCAAGAAAAATGGTTACGTCATACCTGAAAATGATGCCACTACAAAACCAGTTGCGTTTTTGCCATTAATCATTGCTATTTTGCTTTTAATAGCCCTTGTCTTTGGTTTAAAACTTGGCGATAATGGTGCATTATTTAGCTCAGAAAAAGGCCCAGGCTCACAGCACGCAAATATCTTTATCTCACTTATTTGCGCCATTGTTATTGGCATTTTTATGCAAAGAAGCAAATTTTGCTCGGTTGGAGCGATTAGTAAAGTTTTTGAGCGTGATCTTTCAATGTTTTATGGCATTGTATCTATCATCGTTTTTGCAAGTATCACAAATTTAGCTCTTGGACAATATAAATTTGGCTTTGAAGCTCAACCTATCGCTCACAATGACGTTCTTTGGAATTTCCTTGGCATGAGTTTGGCTGGTCTTTGCTTTAGCCTAAGTTATGGCTGCCCAGGCAAACATTTAGTGCAAATGGGAGCTGGAAATTTAAGCTCGGCTGTATTTGTTTTAGGCATGGGAGCAGGCGCTGCGATAAGCCATAACTTCATACTTGCAAGCTCAGGAACTGGCATCACTCCTTACGCTCCATATGCCGTAGCGATCGGCTTTATCTATGCTATTTATGTCGGAGTTTTTACTAAAAAAGCATAATATAAATTTGGCTGCCTTTGCAGTCAAATTTACTCACTTTTTATATCTATCACCTCATCA
It includes:
- the yedE gene encoding YedE family putative selenium transporter; the encoded protein is MNKTVLYIIAGASLGILGPVLVYFGNPANMGVCAACFLRDSVGALGFHQAKVVQYLRPEILGLIIGGFLASMLWSRNFTPVSGSAAFSRFFLGVFAMIGCLIFLGCPWRAFLRLGGGDMTAIAGLVGLFAGVFVGRFFKKNGYVIPENDATTKPVAFLPLIIAILLLIALVFGLKLGDNGALFSSEKGPGSQHANIFISLICAIVIGIFMQRSKFCSVGAISKVFERDLSMFYGIVSIIVFASITNLALGQYKFGFEAQPIAHNDVLWNFLGMSLAGLCFSLSYGCPGKHLVQMGAGNLSSAVFVLGMGAGAAISHNFILASSGTGITPYAPYAVAIGFIYAIYVGVFTKKA
- a CDS encoding TerC/Alx family metal homeostasis membrane protein, which translates into the protein MNALEIQTIIVFLIMASLAFGIDLFAHKHDEKISLKQAGIWSIFWIGVSVLFGIYLYFERGSEIASLYFAGYALEKSLSVDNLFVMMAIFSWFKIPEIYRHRVLYFGVIGAMIFRLIFVAVGTMLFAISPWMELIFAAIVAYSAVMMIKKDKCDEDIKDYSNHIAYRAVYRFFPVLPQLFGHSFFVKFSEISKQISDSQKTTLNDQILRLKATWIATPLFLCLCVIELSDVIFAFDSVPAVIAVSKDPVIVYSAMIFAILGLRTLYFVLEALKNFLKYLEISVIVLLFFIAAKLAVNATAHIFHHGFEISAQISLFIILAILGVGVLASLVKK
- a CDS encoding molybdopterin molybdotransferase MoeA, yielding MKDFMSYADSLKILKDTINEWDKIEKVAITDALDRNIAYDVTAAENYPAKPVSAMDGYAFAFKDSLSELELITDLPAGSDKGLVIEGSKCVKTFTGSLMSEGTDTLVPVENVEVVGSKILIKKSVPKGFAVREVGESYKKGEILIKKGTRLSYAEIALLAELGHFHISVFIRPRVAILATGSEIKDLGEPLENTAQIHSSNHVGIAMQIRKMGAEPVLCEIVRDKAELVEKAIINALKSADILVTTGGVSMGDYDFVKGALNENFSLIIEGAAIKPGRHIRVAKSGDKYIFALPGFPYSAMVMCVLYVRVLINAWFGQEEPKITAIMDEDYKKRSPFLEFTAVNLENREGKNFVNLNGKKLGSSAIVNNLTNKAALLMIPMDKEFLKKGEIVEVLMMPC